Proteins from one Primulina huaijiensis isolate GDHJ02 chromosome 18, ASM1229523v2, whole genome shotgun sequence genomic window:
- the LOC140964511 gene encoding uncharacterized protein isoform X1: MEISLGRLGGGGSPWIRRQLQVLRSMIPPTSFHSLFIAPRSCSHGRSLSMSRAVTCQSSPTSSGSKENSQIPMKGSKVLLKGMKYPELEKWVQSHGYRPAQAMMLWKRLYGNNLWVHNYEELEGLNKDLKRMLSEHADFKTLHLKDMLTASDGTKKILFTLEDGLVIETVVIPCRGGRNTVCVSSQVGCAMNCQFCYTGRMGLKRNLSVAEIVEQAVFARRLLSQEVGTITNVVFMGMGEPLHNIENVIKAADIMVDNQGLQFSPRKVTISTSGLVPQIRRVLKESNCALAVSLNATTDEVRNWVMPINRKYNLSLLLGTLREELSFKHDYKVLFEYVMLCGVNDSIDDAKRLIELVRGIPCKINLLSFNPHCGSQFKPTKEEKMIEFRNVLAEAGCVVFLRMSRGDDRMAACGQLGEPGEIQAPLFKVPAKFQAALEAVA; encoded by the exons ATGGAGATTAGCCTCGGCCGCCTCGGCGGCGGCGGAAGCCCGTGGATTAGGCGACAGCTGCAAGTCCTCCGTTCAATGATCCCTCCTACATCCTTCCATTCTCTCTTTATTGCTCCCCGTTCTTGTTCTCATGGCCGTTCTCTCTCAATGTCCCGGGCCGTCACGTGTCAGTCCTCTCCCACTTCTTCAG GTTCTAAGGAGAACAGTCAAATCCCGATGAAGGGCTCTAAGGTTTTGTTAAAAGGGATGAAATATCCTGAACTTGAG AAATGGGTTCAGTCTCATGGCTATAGACCTGCTCAGGCCATGATGCTATGGAAACGCCTTTATGGAAATAATCTTTGGGTTCACAACTATGAAGAATTAGAAG GTTTGAATAAGGATTTGAAGAGGATGTTGAGCGAACATGCAGATTTCAAGACATTGCATTTGAAGGATATGCTCACAGCATCGGATGGAACCAAGAAG ATTTTATTTACATTGGAAGATGGACTGGTGATAGAAACTGTTGTGATTCCTTGCCGCGGGGGCAGAAATACAGTGTGTGTTTCCAGTCAAGTGGGTTGCGCCATGAATTGCCAATTTTGCTACACTGGAAG AATGGGATTGAAAAGAAATTTGTCTGTTGCTGAGATTGTGGAGCAGGCTGTTTTTGCAAGGCGCTTGCTTTCTCAGGAAGTAGGCACCATTACAAACGTTGTATTTATG GGAATGGGCGAACCACTTCACAACATCGAGAATGTTATTAAAGCTGCAGACATTATGGTTGACAATCAAGGCCTTCAATTCAGTCCTCGTAAGGTTACCATTTCAACCAGCGGGCTAGTTCCTCAAATAAGACGTGTACTGAAAGAATCAAACTGTGCATTAGCTGTCAGCTTAAATGCTACAACAGATGAG GTTAGAAATTGGGTCATGCCGATAAACCGGAAGTATAACCTCAGCTTGCTTCTGGGCACCCTTCGAGAAGAGCTTAGTTTTAAACACGACTACAAGGTCTTGTTCGAATATGTAATGCTTTGTGGAGTAAATGACAG TATTGATGATGCAAAGAGATTAATCGAACTTGTCCGAGGAATTCCGTGCAAGATCAATCTCCTTTCTTTCAATCCTCATTGTGGATCACAGTTTAAGCCAACAAAAGAAGAGAAGATGATAGAGTTTAGAAATGTACTTGCTGAAGCAGGGTGCGTTGTTTTTCTAAGAATGAGTAGAGGCGATGATCGGATGGCTGCCTGCGGCCAGCTTGGCGAGCCGGGTGAAATCCAGGCCCCCCTGTTTAAAGTTCCAGCTAAATTTCAAGCTGCACTGGAGGCTGTAGCTTGA
- the LOC140964511 gene encoding uncharacterized protein isoform X2, whose protein sequence is MEISLGRLGGGGSPWIRRQLQVLRSMIPPTSFHSLFIAPRSCSHGRSLSMSRAVTCSKENSQIPMKGSKVLLKGMKYPELEKWVQSHGYRPAQAMMLWKRLYGNNLWVHNYEELEGLNKDLKRMLSEHADFKTLHLKDMLTASDGTKKILFTLEDGLVIETVVIPCRGGRNTVCVSSQVGCAMNCQFCYTGRMGLKRNLSVAEIVEQAVFARRLLSQEVGTITNVVFMGMGEPLHNIENVIKAADIMVDNQGLQFSPRKVTISTSGLVPQIRRVLKESNCALAVSLNATTDEVRNWVMPINRKYNLSLLLGTLREELSFKHDYKVLFEYVMLCGVNDSIDDAKRLIELVRGIPCKINLLSFNPHCGSQFKPTKEEKMIEFRNVLAEAGCVVFLRMSRGDDRMAACGQLGEPGEIQAPLFKVPAKFQAALEAVA, encoded by the exons ATGGAGATTAGCCTCGGCCGCCTCGGCGGCGGCGGAAGCCCGTGGATTAGGCGACAGCTGCAAGTCCTCCGTTCAATGATCCCTCCTACATCCTTCCATTCTCTCTTTATTGCTCCCCGTTCTTGTTCTCATGGCCGTTCTCTCTCAATGTCCCGGGCCGTCACGT GTTCTAAGGAGAACAGTCAAATCCCGATGAAGGGCTCTAAGGTTTTGTTAAAAGGGATGAAATATCCTGAACTTGAG AAATGGGTTCAGTCTCATGGCTATAGACCTGCTCAGGCCATGATGCTATGGAAACGCCTTTATGGAAATAATCTTTGGGTTCACAACTATGAAGAATTAGAAG GTTTGAATAAGGATTTGAAGAGGATGTTGAGCGAACATGCAGATTTCAAGACATTGCATTTGAAGGATATGCTCACAGCATCGGATGGAACCAAGAAG ATTTTATTTACATTGGAAGATGGACTGGTGATAGAAACTGTTGTGATTCCTTGCCGCGGGGGCAGAAATACAGTGTGTGTTTCCAGTCAAGTGGGTTGCGCCATGAATTGCCAATTTTGCTACACTGGAAG AATGGGATTGAAAAGAAATTTGTCTGTTGCTGAGATTGTGGAGCAGGCTGTTTTTGCAAGGCGCTTGCTTTCTCAGGAAGTAGGCACCATTACAAACGTTGTATTTATG GGAATGGGCGAACCACTTCACAACATCGAGAATGTTATTAAAGCTGCAGACATTATGGTTGACAATCAAGGCCTTCAATTCAGTCCTCGTAAGGTTACCATTTCAACCAGCGGGCTAGTTCCTCAAATAAGACGTGTACTGAAAGAATCAAACTGTGCATTAGCTGTCAGCTTAAATGCTACAACAGATGAG GTTAGAAATTGGGTCATGCCGATAAACCGGAAGTATAACCTCAGCTTGCTTCTGGGCACCCTTCGAGAAGAGCTTAGTTTTAAACACGACTACAAGGTCTTGTTCGAATATGTAATGCTTTGTGGAGTAAATGACAG TATTGATGATGCAAAGAGATTAATCGAACTTGTCCGAGGAATTCCGTGCAAGATCAATCTCCTTTCTTTCAATCCTCATTGTGGATCACAGTTTAAGCCAACAAAAGAAGAGAAGATGATAGAGTTTAGAAATGTACTTGCTGAAGCAGGGTGCGTTGTTTTTCTAAGAATGAGTAGAGGCGATGATCGGATGGCTGCCTGCGGCCAGCTTGGCGAGCCGGGTGAAATCCAGGCCCCCCTGTTTAAAGTTCCAGCTAAATTTCAAGCTGCACTGGAGGCTGTAGCTTGA